The genomic interval ATTTTGTAGCAGAATCAGGAAAGTTTAATGTTTTTGTAGGTGGTAATAGTAATGATGTACTACAATCGGACTTCAGTTTAGTAAAGTAATATTAGATTATGGTTTGTACTTTTTTCGAATAGAATTATCACAAGGTATTTTAAATCAAAATAAATATTAAAAGATTAGTTCAAAATTTGGTTGTTTTGAAAGGGATTGTTCTTCGGGATAGTCCCTTTTTTTGGTGTGCCAAATAACTCTCAGATACATTTTAAAAACGGACAAGAACATTAGAACGGTATTAATTATAGAGATTTGTTATCATTTTATAAAAAAATAACAATTGCATAACACTATTCACGTACAACTAGAATCTTTGTTTTTAGTACACTATAAAGATTGGTGTTTTTTGTCCTACTCTTATTTAAAGGACAAAGAAGAAGCAGAAGAGATAGTTCAAGATGTATGCGCTAAAATACTTTTGAAAAAAAAAGAGGAGGAGATCTTAAATCTAAAAGCATATATCATTGTTGCGATTAAAAATAGTTGTTTAAAAAAAATAAAATTCCAACAAAAGTTTAGTAGCCTATCAGAAACAGAATTAGTTAATGATTTTGAAACTATTGATGAACAAAACCAATCCTTAGAGCAGCAAACAGGAAAATTATTAAAGGTTATTGAAAAGCTACCCCAGCCTGCAAAAAATGTCTTTGTGAGATGTGTTATTGACGGTGAAAAATATCAAGAAGTGGCAGATACATTAGGGATATCTGTAAATACAGTTAAATATCATATAAAATCAGCCTATAAGAAAGTTCGCTTAGAAATGGTAGAATATTCTCTTGTTACGCTTCTATTATTGAAATTTATTAGGAAATAATCAAGTATAGAATTGGATTTGAATATCCTAAATAAGGATAAGTGTTTGGTTTTCAGACGATTATTGTGGTTGCTGCCTTTTTTTTGCCTTTTTTTATTTTTTTGACTACCCGATTATACTTTTTCGAGTCTTTATTATAACTAGTGTAAACTATGATTATAATTATTAGACTATGGACATAATAGATTTGATTGTCAAAAAATTGCATACTATTCCTCTTTCTAAACAAGAAGAGCAGTTTTTTATAGATTGGATTCAGGAATCAGATGAAAATGCTGTTTTCTATAGAGAATTAGAATTACTTAAAGATCAAGAGTCAGAGGAAGATCCATTTCGAGATCTTAATCCAGAATTGGCTTGGCAACAAGTATTATCAAAATACAAAAAAGTTTCCAAAAGGAATTCGATTCAGATTTTCATGAAACGAACTTTTAAATACGCTGCGATTTTTATAATTGCTTTGTCAGTAGGCTATTTTATTAGTGATTTTGTATTTAAACCGACCACTGTCTTAGTACCGAAAAACGAAGTCACTTTAGAATCGGAAAACGGTACTATTCAAGTACTCTCTTCGGATATAATTTACGGAATAAAAGACACGCAGGGGCATGTTTTAGGCGCAAAAAGTGGTAGTAAATTAGATTTTAGAGGCGTGAAGTATGTGGATAAATTAGTTTATAACACGTTAAAAGTTCCCTATGGGAAAAAATTTGAAATTACATTATCAGATGGAACGCTGGTCTATCTTAACTCAGGTTCTTCCTTTCGATTTCCAATCAATTTTATAAAGGGAGCTTCTCGAAAAGTTTTTTTAGAGGGTGAAGGATTTTTCGAAGTAACCAAAGATAAAAAACACCCTTTTATTGTAAGTACAGTTCCAGTAAATATTACTGTTTTGGGTACAAAATTTAATATATCTGCATATCCAGAAGATTTATGGGTAAACACTGTTTTGGTTGAAGGTGCAGTACAGCTTTATTCAAACGATAAAATAAACAAACACCATAAAAACATACGACTGCATCCTGGTGACCTAGCCAGCTGGAGTATCAATTCGAGTAAATCCAACTTACGACAAGTAGATACCGATATTTATACCAGCTGGATTGACGGTCGAATTGTATTCAAAAATCAAAAATTTGTGAATATCATCAAGAAGTTAGAGCGTCATTATGACGTAAAAATTAACAACAACTACAAAGAATTAAATTCAGAATTATTTACAGCAACTTTTGATGTAGAAAATATAGAAGAGGCTTTAAACTCATTTGCTGAAAACATACCTTTCATTTTTAAAATTAAAGAGAAAACCATAACAATTACTAAACCCTAAATATAAATCATGAAAAGAAGAAAAATTACAAACATTAACTAACCAACAAAAAAAACTAAAAAGGATTATGAAACAAACCACTCGTTTAAGAACCACTTCATTTCTTTCATCTCGATTGAAGTTGACATGGAGTTTAACTGCAATTTTCTGCATGGGAACAGTCGTTTCCA from Flavobacterium ovatum carries:
- a CDS encoding sigma-70 family RNA polymerase sigma factor; its protein translation is MHNTIHVQLESLFLVHYKDWCFLSYSYLKDKEEAEEIVQDVCAKILLKKKEEEILNLKAYIIVAIKNSCLKKIKFQQKFSSLSETELVNDFETIDEQNQSLEQQTGKLLKVIEKLPQPAKNVFVRCVIDGEKYQEVADTLGISVNTVKYHIKSAYKKVRLEMVEYSLVTLLLLKFIRK
- a CDS encoding FecR domain-containing protein, encoding MDIIDLIVKKLHTIPLSKQEEQFFIDWIQESDENAVFYRELELLKDQESEEDPFRDLNPELAWQQVLSKYKKVSKRNSIQIFMKRTFKYAAIFIIALSVGYFISDFVFKPTTVLVPKNEVTLESENGTIQVLSSDIIYGIKDTQGHVLGAKSGSKLDFRGVKYVDKLVYNTLKVPYGKKFEITLSDGTLVYLNSGSSFRFPINFIKGASRKVFLEGEGFFEVTKDKKHPFIVSTVPVNITVLGTKFNISAYPEDLWVNTVLVEGAVQLYSNDKINKHHKNIRLHPGDLASWSINSSKSNLRQVDTDIYTSWIDGRIVFKNQKFVNIIKKLERHYDVKINNNYKELNSELFTATFDVENIEEALNSFAENIPFIFKIKEKTITITKP